One window of Robiginitalea biformata HTCC2501 genomic DNA carries:
- a CDS encoding Crp/Fnr family transcriptional regulator: MIGELRERYGNQFEEPLLEEIAEVGVLRQVAAGDKLLEIGEYIKGMPLLLSGVIKILREDGDGDELLLYYLEQGDTCSMTMSCCMGQTRSEIRAVAETDARLIMVPVRKMEEWTARYLSWRTFVFSSYNQRMNELFQAIDSIAFKNMDERLVGYLREKMRITNEPIIRNTHQEIAYDLHSSRVVISRLLKKLERMGKIELHRNHIKILDL; this comes from the coding sequence ATGATCGGGGAACTCAGGGAGCGATACGGAAACCAGTTTGAGGAACCCCTCCTCGAGGAGATTGCCGAGGTGGGCGTCCTCCGCCAGGTAGCCGCCGGGGACAAACTGCTGGAGATCGGGGAGTATATCAAGGGCATGCCGCTGCTCCTCTCCGGGGTGATCAAGATTCTCCGGGAAGACGGGGACGGGGACGAGCTCCTGCTTTATTACCTGGAGCAGGGCGATACGTGCTCGATGACCATGAGCTGCTGTATGGGACAGACCCGGAGCGAAATCCGCGCCGTTGCCGAAACCGATGCCCGGCTTATCATGGTGCCTGTTCGGAAGATGGAGGAGTGGACTGCCAGGTACCTGTCGTGGCGCACCTTTGTCTTTTCGAGCTACAACCAGCGAATGAACGAACTTTTCCAGGCCATTGACAGCATTGCCTTCAAAAACATGGACGAGCGACTGGTTGGGTACCTCCGGGAGAAAATGCGGATTACAAACGAACCGATCATCCGAAATACCCACCAGGAAATTGCCTATGACCTGCACAGCTCCCGCGTGGTGATCTCGCGCCTGTTGAAGAAGCTCGAACGGATGGGGAAAATAGAATTGCACCGGAACCATATAAAAATCCTGGATCTCTGA
- a CDS encoding SulP family inorganic anion transporter, which translates to MPGYKKAWLPGDLAAGLTVGILLIPQGMAYAMIAGLPPVFGLYAALVPQLVYALTGTSRQLAVGPVAMDSLLVASGLGALALTGIEEYIAMAVFLALFMGVLQLAFGLLRMGFLVNFLSRPVISGFTSAAAIIIGLSQLKHLLGVEIPGSNRIQQLVSHAAAALPDTHLPTLGLGLAGIALIVGMKKWVPRMPGSLAGVVAGTLAVFLLGWDQAGVKIVGAVPAGLPEFGLPELDMERVSQLFPIALTLALIAYMEAISVGKAVEEKHGKNRIDANQELRALGLSNILGSFFQSYPTTGGFSRTAVNDQNGAQTPLASVFSALVVGATLLFLTPLFHYLPNAILAAVIMVAVFGLIDLKYPRELWKNRKDEFILLLATFALTLGLGIVEGILLGVLFSLLLLVYRISKPHIAILGRIRGTDYFKNINRFSDDIEEFPEFLILRFDGQLFFGNKDYFRKELVKHTRQKGPDLKFVILNAEAISYIDSSAVYMLRALIRDLRRDGIRLLLAGAIGPTRDILFSSGLAEEIGRENQFVRTFEAFEHCRTATGKTEMERKVSTQSARPPV; encoded by the coding sequence TTGCCCGGCTATAAGAAGGCCTGGTTGCCCGGAGACCTCGCGGCCGGACTCACCGTGGGGATATTGCTGATTCCCCAGGGAATGGCCTATGCGATGATCGCCGGCCTCCCGCCCGTGTTTGGGTTGTATGCGGCCCTGGTGCCCCAGCTGGTCTATGCGCTGACCGGGACATCCCGACAACTCGCCGTGGGGCCGGTTGCCATGGATTCCCTCCTGGTGGCCAGTGGCCTCGGGGCCCTGGCGCTCACGGGCATCGAGGAGTACATCGCCATGGCGGTTTTCCTGGCGCTTTTCATGGGGGTGCTCCAACTGGCTTTCGGCCTGTTGCGGATGGGGTTCCTGGTCAATTTTTTATCGCGGCCTGTCATCAGCGGTTTTACTTCTGCGGCCGCCATCATCATCGGGTTGAGCCAGTTAAAACACCTGCTGGGCGTGGAAATACCGGGCAGCAACCGCATCCAGCAGCTGGTGTCCCATGCCGCGGCGGCATTGCCGGACACCCACCTGCCCACACTCGGGCTTGGGCTGGCGGGTATCGCCCTGATTGTCGGGATGAAGAAATGGGTGCCCCGCATGCCCGGGTCGCTGGCGGGAGTCGTGGCCGGCACCCTGGCCGTGTTCCTGCTGGGTTGGGACCAGGCCGGGGTGAAGATCGTCGGCGCGGTCCCGGCGGGCCTCCCGGAATTCGGCCTCCCGGAACTCGATATGGAACGGGTATCCCAACTTTTCCCGATTGCCCTGACCCTGGCGCTTATCGCCTATATGGAAGCGATATCAGTGGGGAAGGCGGTGGAGGAAAAGCACGGTAAGAACCGGATTGACGCCAACCAGGAACTCCGGGCCCTGGGCCTGTCCAATATCCTGGGGTCGTTTTTCCAGTCCTACCCAACAACCGGGGGATTCTCCCGGACGGCGGTCAACGACCAGAACGGGGCCCAGACACCCCTGGCTTCGGTCTTCAGCGCCCTGGTGGTGGGGGCTACACTGTTGTTTCTGACTCCCTTGTTCCACTACCTGCCCAACGCCATCCTGGCCGCGGTCATCATGGTGGCCGTTTTTGGCCTGATCGACCTGAAATACCCCCGGGAGCTCTGGAAAAACAGGAAGGACGAATTCATCCTGCTGCTGGCGACATTCGCCCTGACCCTCGGTCTCGGCATTGTGGAGGGGATCCTGCTTGGCGTCCTCTTTTCCCTGCTCTTGTTGGTGTATCGCATTTCCAAGCCCCATATCGCTATCCTCGGCCGGATTCGCGGCACGGATTACTTCAAGAATATCAACCGGTTTTCAGATGATATCGAGGAATTCCCCGAATTCCTGATTCTGCGCTTCGACGGCCAGCTCTTTTTCGGGAACAAGGATTATTTCCGCAAGGAACTGGTAAAGCACACCCGGCAAAAGGGGCCGGACCTGAAGTTTGTCATCCTGAATGCAGAGGCGATCAGCTATATCGACAGTTCGGCTGTCTATATGCTCCGCGCCCTGATCCGGGACCTCCGGCGCGACGGGATCCGGTTGCTCCTGGCGGGAGCTATCGGCCCCACCCGCGACATCCTCTTCAGCAGCGGCCTGGCAGAAGAAATCGGGAGGGAGAACCAGTTTGTCCGCACGTTCGAGGCCTTTGAGCATTGTCGGACGGCTACCGGTAAGACCGAGATGGAACGGAAAGTCTCCACCCAGTCCGCCCGCCCGCCTGTGTAA
- a CDS encoding MBL fold metallo-hydrolase, translating into MKVEQIYTGCLAHAAYYIESNGEAAVFDPLREVQPYIDRANKDGAQIKYVFETHFHADFVSGHLDLQKKTGAQIVFGPNAKPGYEALIAGDGQVFEVGDYQVKVIHTPGHTMESTTYLLIDEAGRQHGIITGDTLFIGDVGRPDLAQHVVSELTEEKLASHLFDSLRNKIMPLPDHLIVYPNHGAGSACGKKMSEETTDTLGHQKEVNYALRADMTREEFIGELLTGLTAPPGYFPQNVLMNIKGYESLDTVMKRGNQPLSPAAFEAAANETGALVLDTRDAETFAKGFVPNSVNIGLGGDFAPWVGELIPDVQHPILLVTEPGREEEAVTRLSRVGYDQTLGYLEGGFDAWKQTGREVESTGRMTVAELEALASKGEAPVIIDVRKRSEYDSEHLLDAINIPLKEINEHLAEFPKDKKFVLHCAGGYRSMIASSILKQRGWDDFADIVGGFDALKKSHLPKSEYICPTTLL; encoded by the coding sequence ATGAAAGTTGAGCAAATTTACACCGGCTGCCTGGCACACGCAGCCTACTACATCGAAAGCAACGGCGAGGCGGCCGTCTTTGACCCCTTACGCGAGGTGCAACCCTATATCGACCGGGCCAACAAGGACGGGGCGCAAATCAAATACGTCTTCGAAACCCATTTCCACGCCGACTTTGTCAGCGGGCACCTGGACCTGCAGAAAAAAACCGGGGCGCAGATCGTTTTTGGCCCCAATGCAAAACCGGGCTATGAGGCGTTGATCGCCGGGGACGGACAGGTTTTTGAGGTGGGCGACTACCAGGTGAAGGTCATCCACACCCCGGGACACACCATGGAAAGCACCACCTACCTGCTCATTGACGAAGCTGGCAGGCAGCACGGTATTATCACCGGGGATACCCTGTTTATAGGTGACGTCGGCCGGCCGGACCTGGCGCAGCACGTAGTATCCGAACTGACGGAGGAAAAACTGGCCTCCCATCTCTTTGACTCGCTGAGAAACAAGATCATGCCCCTGCCGGACCACCTGATCGTGTATCCGAACCACGGCGCGGGGTCTGCATGCGGCAAGAAGATGAGTGAGGAAACCACGGATACCCTGGGCCACCAGAAAGAGGTGAATTACGCCCTCCGGGCGGATATGACCCGGGAGGAATTTATCGGGGAACTCCTGACGGGGCTCACAGCGCCCCCCGGTTACTTCCCGCAGAACGTGCTGATGAACATCAAGGGCTACGAATCCCTGGATACCGTAATGAAGCGCGGCAACCAGCCGCTGAGCCCCGCTGCCTTTGAAGCGGCCGCCAACGAAACCGGAGCCCTGGTGCTCGACACCCGGGATGCCGAAACCTTCGCTAAAGGTTTCGTCCCCAACAGCGTGAACATTGGCCTGGGAGGGGATTTTGCCCCCTGGGTCGGGGAACTCATCCCGGATGTCCAGCACCCCATCCTGCTCGTAACCGAGCCCGGCAGGGAAGAAGAGGCCGTAACCCGTCTTTCCCGCGTGGGGTATGACCAAACCCTCGGGTACCTGGAAGGGGGTTTTGACGCCTGGAAGCAGACCGGCCGCGAGGTGGAAAGCACCGGCAGGATGACGGTTGCGGAACTCGAAGCCCTTGCCTCAAAAGGGGAGGCGCCCGTCATTATCGACGTGCGGAAAAGGAGCGAATACGACTCGGAGCACCTGCTGGACGCGATTAATATCCCGCTAAAAGAGATCAACGAACACCTGGCGGAATTCCCGAAAGACAAGAAATTTGTGCTGCACTGCGCAGGGGGATACCGGAGCATGATTGCCTCCTCGATCCTGAAACAGCGCGGATGGGATGATTTTGCCGATATTGTCGGGGGGTTCGACGCCCTGAAGAAAAGCCACCTGCCAAAGTCTGAGTATATTTGCCCGACGACTTTATTATAA
- a CDS encoding rhodanese-like domain-containing protein codes for MAHIDSEWGLRKKRYGKGVKGNRPGRFLFAFWLAILPVLGSLTAIEGRAQQPVADPEYAERLESLLSHSVPEIAVSDAAGRDSLVFLDSRSLEEFVVSRIPGAYWVGFDDFSLDRVSAVPRDQAVVVYCSVGYRSEKITEELRAAGFEDVSNLYGGIFEWVNQGQPVEDRSGPTEKIHAYNRAWGRWLRRGHKVY; via the coding sequence ATGGCGCATATAGACAGCGAATGGGGCTTGCGTAAGAAACGATATGGAAAAGGAGTGAAAGGGAATCGGCCGGGCCGGTTCCTTTTTGCGTTCTGGCTGGCAATCCTGCCGGTGCTGGGGTCGCTCACGGCCATTGAAGGCCGGGCGCAGCAACCGGTGGCCGACCCGGAGTATGCCGAACGCCTGGAAAGCCTGCTTTCCCATTCGGTTCCGGAGATTGCAGTGAGCGATGCGGCCGGCCGGGATTCGTTGGTTTTCCTAGATTCCAGAAGCCTGGAGGAGTTCGTTGTTAGCCGTATCCCGGGAGCCTATTGGGTGGGCTTCGACGATTTCAGCCTGGACCGGGTTAGCGCGGTTCCCCGAGACCAGGCCGTAGTGGTGTATTGTTCCGTGGGATACCGGAGCGAGAAAATAACGGAAGAACTCAGGGCCGCGGGTTTCGAGGATGTGTCCAACCTGTACGGGGGGATCTTCGAATGGGTCAACCAGGGGCAACCTGTGGAGGACCGCTCGGGCCCGACGGAAAAAATCCACGCCTACAACCGGGCCTGGGGCCGATGGCTGCGCCGGGGGCATAAGGTGTATTAG
- a CDS encoding sterol desaturase family protein, which produces MEPYLEAFWNALAGTVNWTWKSILFQVPWYMNYFWGLVLISLVVWLLEIRFPWRRDQAIFRKDFWMDAGYMFFNFFLFAIAISGFYRILQLAFGEIGIRADSLALVDMSAWPSWLQLLIFFVVLDFVQWFTHILLHKYPVFWQYHKVHHSVKEMGFAAHLRYHWMENILYKPLKTFGVMVLGGFEPEQAYVVHFAAIAIGHLNHANIKLTWGPLKYVLNNPVMHLYHHAYHLPQGKFGVNFGISLSLWDYLFGTKYIPDDSGTIPLGFPGDESFPRDFIGQNLYGFRRSRKSRRNRGKGKEGKDRQEPAGQ; this is translated from the coding sequence ATGGAACCCTATTTGGAAGCCTTTTGGAATGCCCTGGCCGGGACGGTGAACTGGACCTGGAAATCCATCCTTTTCCAGGTACCCTGGTACATGAATTATTTCTGGGGGCTCGTCCTGATTTCCCTGGTGGTCTGGCTCCTGGAAATCCGCTTTCCCTGGCGCCGGGACCAGGCAATTTTCCGGAAAGACTTCTGGATGGATGCCGGGTATATGTTCTTTAATTTCTTCCTCTTTGCCATCGCCATATCCGGGTTCTACCGCATCCTGCAGCTGGCCTTCGGCGAAATCGGGATCCGGGCAGACAGCCTGGCCCTGGTGGACATGAGTGCCTGGCCCTCCTGGTTGCAACTCCTGATATTCTTCGTGGTGCTCGATTTTGTGCAGTGGTTTACCCATATCCTTTTGCACAAATACCCGGTATTCTGGCAATACCACAAGGTACACCACAGCGTCAAGGAAATGGGGTTCGCCGCACACCTGCGGTACCACTGGATGGAGAACATCCTCTACAAGCCGCTGAAAACCTTCGGGGTGATGGTCCTCGGCGGATTTGAGCCGGAACAGGCCTATGTGGTCCACTTTGCCGCCATTGCCATCGGCCACCTGAACCACGCGAATATCAAACTCACCTGGGGGCCGCTCAAGTACGTCCTCAACAACCCGGTCATGCACCTCTACCACCACGCGTATCACCTGCCCCAGGGTAAGTTCGGGGTCAATTTCGGCATCAGCCTGAGTTTGTGGGACTACCTGTTCGGCACCAAATACATCCCGGATGACAGCGGGACCATCCCGCTGGGGTTCCCGGGGGATGAATCCTTCCCGCGGGATTTTATCGGGCAAAACCTCTACGGTTTCCGCCGCTCCCGAAAAAGCAGGAGGAATCGGGGTAAGGGAAAGGAAGGCAAAGACAGGCAGGAACCGGCTGGCCAATAG
- a CDS encoding sulfite oxidase, which produces MDRRKFVGRSALASMGALLGADIVYGDRLPEGLELLGLQDPDPFSLFDKDPEMVVRNSRPWNLEARAHLLDDAVTPNKYMFIRNNGLIPERPDPAAWTLTLDGEAVRGKKSYTLADLKNNFRKYTYRLTLECGGNGRSEFNPPASGNQWEVGAVSCAEWGGVRLRDVLEDAGYTDRAVYVGYHAADTHLSGDPGKEPISRGVPMEKALQDETLLAYEMNGGDIPLAHGYPLRLVAGGWPASASGKWIERLSVRDRVHDGAKMTGDSYRVPCRPVAPGTPVPDSDMCIIESMPVKSLITYPKTGATLARGRSLPFRGHAWAGELEVARVRYSIDFGSTWQDCRLEAPANRLAWQRFSGEAEFPREGYYELWAQAEDSQGRAQPMVLPGWNPKGYLNNACHRIAVKIT; this is translated from the coding sequence ATGGACAGACGAAAATTCGTGGGCCGATCGGCCCTCGCTTCCATGGGTGCCCTGCTGGGCGCCGATATCGTTTACGGCGACCGCCTTCCGGAAGGACTCGAGCTGCTGGGCCTGCAGGACCCGGACCCTTTTTCCCTCTTCGACAAGGACCCGGAGATGGTGGTGCGCAACAGCCGGCCCTGGAACCTGGAAGCCCGGGCCCACCTGCTGGACGATGCGGTAACCCCGAACAAGTACATGTTCATCCGCAACAACGGCCTGATCCCCGAAAGGCCCGATCCGGCAGCCTGGACGCTGACCCTTGACGGGGAAGCGGTACGCGGGAAGAAGTCCTATACGCTGGCCGACCTCAAAAACAACTTCCGCAAATACACCTACCGGCTCACCCTGGAATGCGGCGGGAACGGCCGGAGCGAATTCAACCCGCCGGCCTCTGGGAACCAGTGGGAGGTAGGGGCTGTTTCCTGTGCGGAGTGGGGCGGGGTACGCCTCCGGGATGTCCTGGAGGATGCCGGGTATACGGACCGTGCCGTCTATGTGGGGTACCATGCCGCGGATACCCACCTGAGCGGCGACCCGGGTAAGGAGCCCATTTCCCGTGGGGTACCCATGGAAAAGGCCCTGCAGGACGAAACCCTCCTCGCCTACGAAATGAACGGCGGGGATATCCCGCTGGCACACGGGTATCCGCTCCGCCTGGTGGCCGGCGGCTGGCCTGCCTCGGCTTCCGGGAAGTGGATTGAGCGGCTGAGCGTCCGCGACCGGGTCCACGACGGGGCCAAGATGACCGGAGACTCCTACCGGGTCCCCTGCCGACCCGTGGCGCCGGGGACCCCGGTTCCCGATTCGGACATGTGCATCATCGAATCCATGCCCGTGAAATCCCTGATCACCTACCCGAAAACCGGGGCGACACTGGCGCGTGGCCGCTCCCTTCCCTTCCGGGGGCACGCCTGGGCCGGGGAGCTGGAAGTTGCCCGGGTGCGCTACTCCATTGATTTTGGCAGTACCTGGCAGGACTGCCGGCTGGAGGCACCCGCCAACCGACTGGCCTGGCAGCGATTCTCCGGGGAGGCAGAATTCCCCCGGGAAGGCTATTACGAACTTTGGGCGCAGGCCGAGGACAGCCAGGGCCGGGCCCAGCCCATGGTACTCCCCGGGTGGAACCCGAAAGGGTACCTCAACAATGCATGCCACCGGATTGCCGTAAAAATTACATGA
- a CDS encoding NAD(P)/FAD-dependent oxidoreductase, with translation MDTHFEILIVGGGTAGIMMAASLLKEDNKLKIGILEPAETHYYQPAWTLVGAGTYSYEKTARPMASVIPKGATWLREAAAGFEPGKHAVTTDAGHSYSYDYLVVAPGLVYDLEQVPGLAEALDKGVVCSNYTDPEHTWKVLREFKGGTALFTQPTTPIKCGGAPQKIMYLADSYFRKSGVRDRTEVVFATPGTVIFGIPEIKKTLMDVVDRKDINLRFGYKLVRVDGPNQIAWYEFADHEKEYNHKDIKTEQDGELTGIHFDMLHTAPPSAPPACVRDSEIANESGWVDVDPHTLRHNRFPNIFSLGDVAGLPTAKTGAAIRKQVPVVTENIMRLREANILGSPTYNGYSSCPLVTDYGKMVLAEFDYDNKFTPDPKLRQLLISDSSKESWRLWILKKYGLPYLYWNKMLKGKAV, from the coding sequence ATGGACACGCATTTTGAAATACTGATTGTCGGGGGGGGAACCGCCGGCATCATGATGGCTGCTTCGCTCCTCAAAGAGGACAACAAGCTGAAGATCGGCATCCTGGAACCCGCCGAAACCCATTATTACCAGCCGGCCTGGACACTGGTGGGCGCCGGCACCTATTCCTATGAGAAAACCGCCCGGCCCATGGCTTCGGTTATCCCGAAAGGCGCCACCTGGCTGCGGGAGGCTGCCGCTGGTTTCGAGCCTGGAAAGCACGCCGTTACCACGGATGCGGGACATTCATACAGCTACGACTACCTGGTGGTTGCCCCCGGCCTGGTCTACGACCTGGAACAGGTCCCCGGCCTGGCCGAAGCGCTCGACAAAGGGGTTGTCTGCAGCAATTATACGGACCCGGAGCACACCTGGAAGGTGCTCCGGGAATTTAAGGGGGGCACCGCCCTGTTCACCCAGCCCACCACCCCCATTAAATGTGGCGGCGCGCCCCAGAAGATCATGTACCTGGCAGACAGTTATTTCCGCAAGTCCGGGGTCCGGGATCGTACAGAGGTGGTTTTTGCCACCCCGGGGACGGTTATTTTCGGTATCCCGGAAATAAAGAAAACGCTGATGGACGTGGTGGACAGGAAGGACATCAACTTGCGTTTTGGCTATAAGCTGGTACGGGTAGACGGCCCGAACCAAATTGCCTGGTACGAATTCGCCGACCACGAGAAGGAATACAACCACAAGGATATCAAAACAGAACAGGACGGGGAACTTACGGGCATCCATTTCGATATGCTGCACACGGCACCCCCGTCGGCTCCCCCGGCATGTGTCCGGGATTCGGAGATTGCCAATGAATCGGGATGGGTGGATGTGGACCCGCATACGCTCCGGCACAACCGGTTCCCGAACATTTTCAGCCTGGGAGACGTAGCCGGGCTTCCGACCGCCAAAACCGGTGCAGCCATCCGCAAACAGGTACCTGTAGTCACGGAAAACATCATGCGGCTGCGGGAGGCGAACATACTGGGATCCCCTACCTATAATGGCTATTCCTCCTGCCCGCTGGTTACCGACTACGGCAAGATGGTCCTGGCCGAATTTGACTACGATAACAAGTTTACCCCGGACCCGAAACTCAGGCAGTTGCTGATTTCGGACTCCTCCAAAGAGTCCTGGCGATTGTGGATACTCAAGAAATACGGGTTGCCCTACCTGTACTGGAACAAGATGCTGAAGGGGAAAGCGGTCTGA